The sequence TGTTTGTCCATGAATTTTTGCTCTTTCTGCAACAACAACAACACCTCCTTCCAAAGCTTGTATCATATCTTTTTTCTTAGCTTTTGGAAAAGCCCCAGAAAATATTAGTGGGGTAATTTGCTAGAGAAGGATTAGTTTTTGAACGTAAAAGTTTTCTTTTTCCAGGGTAAAATAACTTCATATGTTTATATTGATGGCAATAAACTGTTACATTAGGAGGTATTGATTGTGGAAAAAAGAACTCTTGGCAGAACCGGCTTAAAGGTATCGGTAATTGGACTGGGGGGGATTCCCATCCAACGGGTTGCCGGGGAAGAAGCGACAGCGATACTGAAAACCGCATTGGAAAAAGGCATTAATTTTTTTGATACTGCCAGGGCGTACACCGATAGTGAAGTAAAGTTCGGTGTCGGTTTTCGGGGCACCAAAAGACCCATCATCGCTACTAAGTCTATGGCCAGAGACAAAGAGACCATGGCCAGGGATATTGAACTGAGCTTGAAAAATTTAGGTGTCGGTACCATTGACCTGTACCAGTTACATAATGTTAAGGACAGGGAAACTCTGCAAAAGGTCCAGGGGCCTGATGGGGCGCTGGCCGCTTTAAAAGAAGCCAGGGCCCGGGGCGAGATCAATTACATTGGGATTACCGGGCACATTCCGGAAATCCTGGTGGAAGCACTGAAAACAGGGGAATTCGATACAGTCCAGTTCCCATATAACCCTGTAGAAAGGGAAGCGGAAAAAGCCCTCATCCCCCTTGCCCTGGAAATGAATATTGGGATGATTGCCATGAAACCCTTGGCCGGCGGGGCTTTTAAAAACGCGGCCCTGGCCATTAAGTTTCTTCTAAATTCGCCTGTTTCGACCATTATACCAGGCGTGGACAAACTGGATCAGGTGGCCGAAAATGCTGCCCTTGGACAGCAAATATTACCTTTGACGGAGGAAGAGCAGGAAACCTTAAACCGGGAAGTGCGGCAATTGGGAGAGCGTTTTTGCCGGCGCTGCGAATACTGCCAACCGTGCCCCCAGGGCATTGATATTCCCATGATTTTTCTCCTGGAGGGTTACTGGACCAGATACGGACTGCAGGATTGGGCTGTAGACAGATACAGACCGTTGGCCAAAAAGGCTTCCGATTGTGTCGAATGTGGCCTTTGTGAAGAGAAGTGCCCCTACAACCTGCCGATAAGGGAAATGCTAAAGGAATCCAGGAGCCACCTGGAGGGTTGAGACTTGAATTAAGATTAAAATTGAGATGCGGCTTGTTACGTGAATATACGGAACCTTAGCCGGGGCAAAATATAATGAGAGGTGTACACTATTATGAAAAAAGGCCCCGGATTGCACAATATATGGGTTAATCCCCGGGTCGAAATCCTCTGGGACCAATCCGCTGACGGATTTAACCGCTGTAAGCTAAAAGTTTACGGGCTCCTGTGCGGAGGCTGAGTGGCCCGCGTCAGGGGCGTCCTGGAGGGTATGCCCGAAACTGAGCAAGTGGAGTTTATCCCCGAAGAAGAGTCATTCGTGGTTAAATATGGCGGCAAGCGGCTACTTGGTCCGGAATTCTCCAGACGTGTCATGTCAGCAGTTATCATGCCGGGCGCCAGAAAGTTGCTGCACGATATTGGGAAAACCATGCACAGGAATAATTAACGCTTATTGGGGCAACATTAATGATGGGAAAAATTCTATGGGATACATTAAAACATAAAAGGGGGTAACACTTTGAAGGTAAAAGTATACGAAGACCTTTGCGTCAGTTGCGGACAGTGCATCAGTATCTGCCCCGATGTATTTGAATGGGGTGATGACGACAAGGCAGTTGCCAAAATAGAGGAAGTACCTGCCGACCAAGAATCTTTGGCTCACGAGGCAGTAGAGGGTTGCCCGACGGCAGCAATTAAGGAAGAATAAGGTTGTGAAAGATAATTGAGGCTGTGCTTATCTGCCAGCCTCATTTAATTTTTACAGTGGTGGCAATTGCACCCATGGCCGTGCTCCTTGTTTTTATGCTGTCCTTGCTGGGCCTGTTTCAGTGCATCCAGAGATGCCTTGACCTGCTGCCGTATGTTCCGCAGGTAGATGTCCCTCAATTTTTTTTGTTCTTCCGCTTCTTCTGCTGTCAGGCCTTCGTGCTTCTTTTTCCAGGCCAGGTAATTGATCCGTTCAATTAAATCCCTGTCAATCATGGCGCCCTCCTGACAATTATTGGTTTAATCAGAATTTGAAACCATTTTACCACAAATAAAACAAAATTCAAAATGCAATTATAATTAAAGAAATTGCTCAACCTTCTACCGATAGCCAGCGCCGATGTTCAAAAAATGTCGTAAAATGTCATACGAAATATAACATTCCATAGCAGGAATTAATTGTTAACATGAGAAAAAATATTAAACGTATCTATTATCATTATATACTGATCCGAAGGTATATTTTAAAATTGCCGGATACTATTAAAACATGACAGGAGAGACTATGAAAAAAACAGCGATTTTAGGGCTTATATTTTTGCTTCTTATCAGTGGGTGCATTGGTACCAATTCTTCCATTGAACAGTACAATAAACAGTATAAAAATGACGATGAACAATGCAAAAGGGCAATCACTGATTATTTCCAAGCAGTCAAAACTCATGATTTAGACAGGCTAAAGAGCTTATATTCAACTGAGAGACGTAAAATGGCTCAAAATGCATCGTTGGGAGAAGATGAATATGAATTTATCAACATATCACAAATAGTACCGGATAAATCCGTGGTATATGAATACATGACCTTTGGTAGAGGCAAGAATAAAAAAGAAGAAGATATAAAGGGTTACAAAGTTGATTTTGAGTTTAAATTAAAGAACAAGGCTAAAGTTGTGCAAGATCATTTTAAATTTATACTTGTTAAAGAGAGCGGAAATTGGAAAATAGACGATTTTGGCCACTAGTTTTTTCTTCAATGTCAATATGAGTGTGGTAGGAAAGACACCCTGTGCAAAATACCTTGCAGTGGGGTCTTTTTTTTTAGGGGAAGTTACCCCAAATATTCTTGACAGCATGTCTTTTTTCCTGTTGTTGGCCCATTTGGTACAAATTTTGGTGCAAATTATGTTATAATAAGCATAAATATTTTGGGCAGGTGAAGGAATCTTGCTGTGGAAGCGCCCCATTCATCCAACTGTAATTACGGTTGTTTCTTTACCGGCTTTTCTGTTGGGCGGTTTACTGGCGGGCATCAACTGGATCAATCTCGGCCAGCGGGAACGGGGAATCAATACAATGAAATACAGTTTGCTGGGTACAGTATTTATATTGCTGGTCATTCTGTCCATACCCAGGGACGTGGCTTTAAAGTTCTGGTCTGTGGGGGTTGGCATTAATCTGGGGGTAGGCATGGCCTTACGAAAACTGCAGTTGCCTGCTTACGAAGCCTGGAAATTCAGATAAAAGTATGCTGTGAGGTGCCGTTATGATGAAATGCTTTTGTCCCGGCATGACCGAGGAAGAATTCATGAATTGGGATATGCAGGAAAATGACTGGACAGGCAAAACTTTTTACCAGGTAAAGGTACCCATGATTTCGCATTTTCCCGTTGCTCCCGAACTTAAAATTTTTAGGGTGATGGCAGAAATCGAGGGAAAGGGTTTTCGGACTGTTGCCCCGCCGCTAATTGTTTTTAACGATGGTATGCTGGTGGGCAGTCTCATGGTTGAAATTGTGTCCCCGGACGGAAAATATGCCAACGTTGTCACGATGGGGCCGACCCGAATGATATCCAAGGTATATACCGGGCCGCGCCACCTGGTTCCAAAGGCCTTGAAGGAGTTTGACCGTCTCCTGATGAGCCGTAAAATTATAACGAATGATTATTATTTCTGGTTTTTAACCTGCAAAAACTGCAACAAAAGGAGTAAAGAAAATAAAACCATAATTTTCGCCAAAGTGTTGTAAACCAAAAACATATTATTATCGTACTTGTTATGATGAACCGATAACAGGTCATTCGTCGTCCGGAGGTAGCGGTTTATGGCTGCAGACAGGGTACAAATGATATTACAGGCATTGGAAAAAGAATACGGCGATGCGGGAACAGCTTTAAATTACAGGAACCCCTTTGAACTGCTGGTGGCCACTGTTTTGTCCGCCCAGTGCACTGACGAACGGGTAAACAAAGTGACTCCTGCTCTCTTTGCCAAATTCGGCACTCCGGAAAAGATGAGCAAGGCCCCGGTAAAAGAGGTGGAAGAGCTGATCAAAAGCTGCGGTCTGTATCATAACAAGGCCAGGAACCTGGTGGCGGCAAGCAAAAAGCTGGTGGCGGAATTCAAAGGCCAGGTACCGGATACCCTGCAAGAGCTTATATCTTTGCCGGGAGTAGGCCGCAAGACGGCGAATGTGGTTCTAAGCAACGCTTTTGCCCGGGATGCCATTGCCGTGGATACTCATGTCTTCAGGGTAGCCAACAGGCTGGGCCTGGCTGACAGCAGCACTCCGTTAAAAACGGAAGCGGACCTGATGCGGGCAATTCCCAGGGACAAATGGTCCCGGGCTCATCACTGGCTCATTCATCACGGCAGAAAAGTTTGTAAGGCAAGAAACCCGCAGTGTGTGAATTGTTGCCTGGCGGTCTACTGCAAATCGCGCCAAATATAATGCTGTTATGAAAAGGATTTTGCAGAATTGAGGTAGAATGTGACAATTGAAGTCTCTCAATTATTTTTGTTGACTGGCTCTACGACAACGGAAGAAGAAATTTTTTGGGAAAGAAGAAATAATGTCGGAGGTACCTGATGACTGATCATGAGTCCCTGAAAATTTTGTTTGTTTCTTCGGAAGTTGCTCCCTATGCGAAAACCGGCGGCTTGGCCGATGTGGCAGGGTCTTTGCCCAGGGCGCTGGCCCAAATGGGCCATGATGTCCGCATAGCCATGCCAAGATACAAGGTTATTAAAAGCAGTATGGAAACTTTGACGGACTTTCCCGTTTTGATAAGGGGACGCAAAGAGACTGCTATCGTACGCAGGACTTTTATGAATGTGGGGGAGGCAACCCTAGGCCGACAGTTGCCGGTGTACTTTATAGACAATTATCATTACTTTGACCGCCAACATCTTTACATGTATGCCGACGAAGCTGACCGGTTCGGGTTTTTCTGCCGGGCGGTCCTGGCCATGCTGCCGGCAATTGGTTTTCAGCCTGATATTATTCACTGCAACGACTGGCAGACAGGGCCTGTGTGTGTATTATTAACAGAATTGGCAGCCCAAAATCCCTTTTATAAAGGGATAGCTACTCTTATGACCATACATAACCTGCATTACCAGGGTAATTTTCCCCGGGATGCTTTGGATGTGTTGGGACTGCCGGAGTATTATTATCATCATGAACGGTTGGAATTCTACGGTAGTATAAGTTTTATCAAAGCCGGACTAGTATATGCCGATTTGCTCAATGCCGTCAGCAAAACCTATGCCCGGGAGATTCAGACGCCGGAATACGGTGAAGGCATGGAAGGAATTCTGCGGAAGCGAGCACAGGATTTATATGGAATAATTAACGGTATTGACTACAATGAGTATGACCCCGAAAAGGACCCTTTTATCACCGCTCGTTACCGTTCGGGAAACCTGGAAGCCAAGAAGGAAAATAAGACCGCGGTGCAGAATATACTACGCTTACCGAAAGTGGATTTCCCGGTAATCGGCTTGGTATCCCGGCTTGTGGACCAGAAGGGGCTTGAACTGATTGCAGAAGTTTTTGACCGGTTGATGACTCAAAATATACAGTTAATAGTATTAGGTTCAGGTGACAGGAAATACGAGGATTTCTTCCAGGCTATGGCCGGGAAATACCCCGAGAAAGTAGGGGTGTTCATAGGATTCAACGAAGCTTTGGCCAAACAAATATATGCCGGCAGCGACATGTTCCTGATGCCTTCCCGTTTTGAACCCTGCGGATTGGGCCAGTTGATCGCCTTAAGGTATGGTACCGTTCCCATTGTCAGGGCTACAGGCGGGCTGGCCGATACTGTCACCGATTACGATCCGCACACGGGCGCCGGTAACGGTTTTGTTTTTCAAGCCTATAACGCAGAGGAAATGTATGCCGCTATTTTACGCGCTTTGGATCTGTATAATTCAGACCGAGGTAGCTGGAAGAGCCTTGTGCGAAAAGCCCTCGACAGCGATTTCTCATGGAATAAATCTGCCCGGGAATACGTTGACCTTTACCGTCTCTGCATAAAGAAACATAGGATTGGGTATTCGGGTGGCATCTAAATGCCGTTTGAATAAAAATTAGGTAGTATTAAATAAAATAAGGTTCCGGAGTAATAATCCGGCCCGTCGTGGGGCATATTAACAGATAAAAACGACAGGAGGCCGATTATGAATATTACTCTGGACTTGAGACCGGCTTTGGGTGAACAGAGTATCAATAAACTGAAAGACACTATTGCCAGGCTGGGACCCAACGATGGATTAACTCTGGTACTGGATGCCGCTGATGCCCATGAAGCTGACAGGCTAACTGAGGAATTGCGAATGCATGGCTTTGATTATTATGCTAAAGGCGCCGCAGGCAAAGCCTACAGTATTATTGCTGAACGGCAGCTCTTGCAATAATACAGTTGCGGAAGTGTTGTGCGCACATAAGGTTTTTGAGAAGGTCAAATGTATTCCCGGGGCCATATGGAAAGGGAGTCATTTGGCCTTTATAAATGCCCAGGTTTTGAACATACTGAGTTGCAATAAGGAGATGACAGACAGTGGGCGTTCACCGAGATAGCAATGGGCAAAGGGAAACAATCAAATGTGCTAATTGTTTTGTGTGTCGGGAAGGCACGGAGTTTTGCCCGAAAAGTGATAACTACGACCCTGATGCCTACCTGAAACTGGAAGAGAAACTGCGGGTGAACAGAGAAAAAAGACTGAAAGAACAGCAGGATTCAGAAAAAAGACTAAAAGAAGGATAAAAATTAAAGGAGGAATAAATTTGGCGGAAGCTATTCTGGCTATAGATGTTGGCGGAGGAACGCAGGATATCCTGCTTTACGAAGAAGGTAAGCCCATAGAAAACTGCGTGAAGATGGTACTGCCCTCCCAGACGGTGATCGTCGGCAACAGAATCAGCGCAGCTACTGCCAGGGGAGAAGCTGTGTTTTTAAACGGCAACCTGATGGGCGGCGGGGCGTGCGTGGGCGCAATTCGCAGACATTTAAATGCCGGCTTGGCCGTTTATGCCACACCTGATGCTGCCTTGACCATTAATGATGATCTGAAAAAGGTTGAAGAGATGGGAGTTGAAATAACGGCCAATCCTCCGGCCCATGTCAGGGAAATAGCCATGCGGGACATAGATCTGGAAGCGTTACAAAAAGCGCTGGCTTGCTTTGATGTAGAATTGCCGCAGAAATTTGCCGTTGCAGTCCAGGACCACGGTGAAGCGATAGGCCAGTCAAACAGGGAGTTTCGTTTTCAGCAGTGGAGGAAATTTATTGAACGCGGAGGAGCCTTAGAAGATTTGGCCTATTTTGATATACCCTTTCATTTTACCAGAATGCGGGCAGTGCAAAGGGATTTGCCCGGCGCCTTGCTGATGGATACGGGTTCGGCCGCCATCTGGGGAGCTTTATGTGACCCGGAGGTGGCTGCGGCAGCCGAGACCGGTATTACCATTGTCAATATCGGCAACCAGCATACCGTGGGAGTGCTCATTAAAGGAAAGAGGATTTTTGGCCTTTTTGAACACCATACACGGATTTTGGACGGACAGGCTATTATGGAATATGTGCGTAAACTCCAGGCTGGCACCCTGACGCACGAGGAGGTATTTAACGCCAGGGGCCATGGCGCATATGTGGACCCCGAAGCCAGGCGCCATTCTTTTACCGGGAAGATTGTGGTGACAGGACCCAACCGGTATAAGATAGCAGGGGAAAAGGTTTATCTGGCGGCTCCTTTCGGCGATATGATGCTTACGGGCAGCTTTGGTTTAATAGCGGCCTATTATCAAAAACAGGGTAAAATTATGCCTTTGATGCCCGGATATTAAGGTGACGGTATGGAAAAACTGCTTCAGAGTTTGAAAAGGATTGACGGTAAGGGATATAAAGCATATAAGGATATTGCCGGTGTTTATCAGTTCAGGGACTATACCCTGTATATCGACTATGTTCAGGGTGACCCCTTTGCCTCCCCATCAAGAATCAGGGTGAGGGTGCCCCAAAGCTTGGCCCGCTTTCCGGTCGCTTTTTGGCATAACAAACCCCGGCGGATTGGGCTGGAGGATTATCTCAGCAGGCGTATTGCAGCTATGATTGGGAAACATTCCCGGGGCATCCGCGGGACGGGGAAAAGCGGGCTGATGTTTATTGATGCCGGTGGTCAGGAAATTTTGGAACGGACAGCCGTGGTGGTGAATGCAGATTATATTGAGGCCAGGATTTCCCTGGGGCTTCCGGCCAGGGGCCGAACGGTGATGGGAAATGTGGCCGCAGCGATGCTGACGGAAGAGTTGCCCAGGATAGTCGCCGATTCTATATTATTTGGCAATATTCCTGCTAAAGAAGCCCTGTCTTATGTTGAATTGAAAGAAGACCAGGATTTTATCCGTGCAGAGATGAAGAGAAGGAACCTGGTTTGCTTTGTGGCCAACGGATCAATTTTACCCAGGCAAAGCGGAGTCAGTGACAAACCCATGGCCGGAAGGGTTGTGCCTTTTGTATCACCTCCTGATCTAACCGTGGATATGCCATTACCCAATCGGGGACCTGTCAAAGGAATGGGTATTCCAGAGGGCGTTACCCTGATAGTTGGCGGGGGATATCACGGCAAGTCAACCTTATTGAAGGCCATTGAAAGAGGCGTATATGACCATATTCCCGGTGATGGGCGGGAACTGGTGATAACCCGTGCCGATGCAGTTAAAATCAGGGCTGAAGACGGAAGACGGGTGGAGAAGGTAAATATTACGCCCTTTATTAGCAATCTCCCGCATGGCATAGATACGCGGGCTTTCAGCACTG is a genomic window of Thermincola ferriacetica containing:
- a CDS encoding ferredoxin, giving the protein MKVKVYEDLCVSCGQCISICPDVFEWGDDDKAVAKIEEVPADQESLAHEAVEGCPTAAIKEE
- the glgA gene encoding glycogen synthase GlgA codes for the protein MTDHESLKILFVSSEVAPYAKTGGLADVAGSLPRALAQMGHDVRIAMPRYKVIKSSMETLTDFPVLIRGRKETAIVRRTFMNVGEATLGRQLPVYFIDNYHYFDRQHLYMYADEADRFGFFCRAVLAMLPAIGFQPDIIHCNDWQTGPVCVLLTELAAQNPFYKGIATLMTIHNLHYQGNFPRDALDVLGLPEYYYHHERLEFYGSISFIKAGLVYADLLNAVSKTYAREIQTPEYGEGMEGILRKRAQDLYGIINGIDYNEYDPEKDPFITARYRSGNLEAKKENKTAVQNILRLPKVDFPVIGLVSRLVDQKGLELIAEVFDRLMTQNIQLIVLGSGDRKYEDFFQAMAGKYPEKVGVFIGFNEALAKQIYAGSDMFLMPSRFEPCGLGQLIALRYGTVPIVRATGGLADTVTDYDPHTGAGNGFVFQAYNAEEMYAAILRALDLYNSDRGSWKSLVRKALDSDFSWNKSAREYVDLYRLCIKKHRIGYSGGI
- a CDS encoding ABC-ATPase domain-containing protein yields the protein MEKLLQSLKRIDGKGYKAYKDIAGVYQFRDYTLYIDYVQGDPFASPSRIRVRVPQSLARFPVAFWHNKPRRIGLEDYLSRRIAAMIGKHSRGIRGTGKSGLMFIDAGGQEILERTAVVVNADYIEARISLGLPARGRTVMGNVAAAMLTEELPRIVADSILFGNIPAKEALSYVELKEDQDFIRAEMKRRNLVCFVANGSILPRQSGVSDKPMAGRVVPFVSPPDLTVDMPLPNRGPVKGMGIPEGVTLIVGGGYHGKSTLLKAIERGVYDHIPGDGRELVITRADAVKIRAEDGRRVEKVNITPFISNLPHGIDTRAFSTDDASGSTSQAANIMEALEIGTGLLLLDEDTSATNFMIRDARMQALVAKEKEPITPFVDKVRQLYRDKGVSTILVMGGSGDYFDVADLVIMMDEYVAYNITDRAKEVARLRPSQRLAEGGKGFGATEPRVVLISGFRPEKGGKPKVDAKGLKTIIFGTSSVDLSFLEQLVDTSQTRAIAAIIFYMAKKYIDNRHTLHQAVDAVFRDIEEKGLDILAPFSGQHPGDLAMPRKQEVAAAVNRLRTLAVK
- the nth gene encoding endonuclease III, yielding MAADRVQMILQALEKEYGDAGTALNYRNPFELLVATVLSAQCTDERVNKVTPALFAKFGTPEKMSKAPVKEVEELIKSCGLYHNKARNLVAASKKLVAEFKGQVPDTLQELISLPGVGRKTANVVLSNAFARDAIAVDTHVFRVANRLGLADSSTPLKTEADLMRAIPRDKWSRAHHWLIHHGRKVCKARNPQCVNCCLAVYCKSRQI
- a CDS encoding DUF1786 domain-containing protein, with the protein product MAEAILAIDVGGGTQDILLYEEGKPIENCVKMVLPSQTVIVGNRISAATARGEAVFLNGNLMGGGACVGAIRRHLNAGLAVYATPDAALTINDDLKKVEEMGVEITANPPAHVREIAMRDIDLEALQKALACFDVELPQKFAVAVQDHGEAIGQSNREFRFQQWRKFIERGGALEDLAYFDIPFHFTRMRAVQRDLPGALLMDTGSAAIWGALCDPEVAAAAETGITIVNIGNQHTVGVLIKGKRIFGLFEHHTRILDGQAIMEYVRKLQAGTLTHEEVFNARGHGAYVDPEARRHSFTGKIVVTGPNRYKIAGEKVYLAAPFGDMMLTGSFGLIAAYYQKQGKIMPLMPGY
- a CDS encoding hydrolase; this encodes MMKCFCPGMTEEEFMNWDMQENDWTGKTFYQVKVPMISHFPVAPELKIFRVMAEIEGKGFRTVAPPLIVFNDGMLVGSLMVEIVSPDGKYANVVTMGPTRMISKVYTGPRHLVPKALKEFDRLLMSRKIITNDYYFWFLTCKNCNKRSKENKTIIFAKVL
- a CDS encoding DUF896 domain-containing protein, whose amino-acid sequence is MIDRDLIERINYLAWKKKHEGLTAEEAEEQKKLRDIYLRNIRQQVKASLDALKQAQQGQHKNKEHGHGCNCHHCKN
- a CDS encoding aldo/keto reductase, whose protein sequence is MEKRTLGRTGLKVSVIGLGGIPIQRVAGEEATAILKTALEKGINFFDTARAYTDSEVKFGVGFRGTKRPIIATKSMARDKETMARDIELSLKNLGVGTIDLYQLHNVKDRETLQKVQGPDGALAALKEARARGEINYIGITGHIPEILVEALKTGEFDTVQFPYNPVEREAEKALIPLALEMNIGMIAMKPLAGGAFKNAALAIKFLLNSPVSTIIPGVDKLDQVAENAALGQQILPLTEEEQETLNREVRQLGERFCRRCEYCQPCPQGIDIPMIFLLEGYWTRYGLQDWAVDRYRPLAKKASDCVECGLCEEKCPYNLPIREMLKESRSHLEG
- a CDS encoding DUF4829 domain-containing protein, whose protein sequence is MKKTAILGLIFLLLISGCIGTNSSIEQYNKQYKNDDEQCKRAITDYFQAVKTHDLDRLKSLYSTERRKMAQNASLGEDEYEFINISQIVPDKSVVYEYMTFGRGKNKKEEDIKGYKVDFEFKLKNKAKVVQDHFKFILVKESGNWKIDDFGH